The following proteins are co-located in the Microbacterium sp. SORGH_AS_0888 genome:
- a CDS encoding PadR family transcriptional regulator gives MLTPAELTVLGLIVEQPRHGYDLEQVIKERGIRQWTDIGFSSIYYVLGKLEQRHFIEAAEGRSGGKSRRVFHATTEGRQIAADEAVAVIADLQAVPHPVLVGLANLTLVTEHAYDEALRSRLAQLEARIASVKEAERSQAPLPRPAREVFSYSLSLLEAERSWLAGRVQVSDE, from the coding sequence GTGTTGACTCCTGCTGAACTGACTGTGCTGGGTTTGATCGTTGAGCAACCACGGCACGGTTACGACCTGGAACAGGTGATCAAGGAACGGGGCATACGGCAGTGGACAGATATCGGCTTCTCATCGATCTACTACGTGCTCGGCAAGCTGGAGCAGCGCCACTTCATCGAGGCTGCCGAGGGCCGTTCTGGCGGGAAGTCTCGGCGGGTGTTCCACGCCACGACGGAGGGGCGTCAGATCGCAGCAGATGAAGCAGTTGCGGTCATCGCTGATCTTCAGGCGGTGCCGCATCCGGTCCTGGTCGGACTGGCCAACCTGACGCTGGTGACGGAGCACGCCTACGACGAGGCACTTCGCAGCAGGCTGGCTCAGCTCGAGGCCAGGATCGCATCGGTCAAGGAAGCCGAGCGGTCGCAAGCCCCCCTCCCGCGCCCCGCGCGGGAGGTCTTCTCCTACTCCCTCAGCCTCCTGGAGGCGGAAAGGTCGTGGCTCGCCGGACGAGTCCAGGTATCCGATGAGTGA
- a CDS encoding putative immunity protein: MTGSPQALSASDRRAVAGWAADCAERVLAIFEAESPTDPRPRDAIARTRAFARGELDAAGEIRRRFVAGRAAQVVTTPAAIAAARAAAQAAGVAHMGAHALGAAAYAAEAAGLSRPDQVDAIRNEIHWQLRQLSPEAKAALRQLPLLGEDTAGPLGPGLLSRGILATNIRAIQAGLA, from the coding sequence GTGACGGGGTCACCGCAGGCACTGAGCGCGAGCGACCGGCGGGCCGTGGCGGGGTGGGCAGCGGACTGCGCCGAACGAGTCCTCGCGATCTTCGAGGCGGAGTCGCCGACCGATCCGCGGCCGCGAGACGCGATCGCTCGCACCCGCGCCTTCGCGCGGGGAGAACTGGATGCCGCTGGCGAGATCCGCCGCCGTTTCGTTGCGGGACGCGCGGCACAGGTCGTCACGACCCCGGCGGCCATCGCGGCCGCGCGCGCAGCGGCGCAGGCCGCCGGCGTGGCCCACATGGGCGCCCATGCACTCGGGGCCGCCGCGTATGCGGCCGAGGCTGCGGGACTGTCCAGACCCGACCAGGTCGACGCGATCCGCAACGAGATCCATTGGCAGCTTCGACAGCTGAGCCCGGAAGCCAAGGCAGCGTTGCGACAGCTGCCACTCCTCGGCGAAGACACGGCCGGCCCGCTCGGACCCGGGCTCCTCAGTCGAGGCATTCTCGCGACCAACATCCGCGCCATCCAAGCGGGCCTGGCGTAG
- a CDS encoding DUF6194 family protein yields MSNARLSAKPADRTLVGIAARIVTKNYPDDPESRLDEPGRFRVNIHVGGDRAPQIVDDEASAADPDVFVWHPLYGGAGWVSVVNPAESTSEKVISLLHDAHEAARARASRRSGTS; encoded by the coding sequence GTGTCGAACGCACGCCTTAGCGCGAAACCGGCGGACCGCACGCTCGTGGGGATCGCTGCTCGGATCGTGACGAAGAACTATCCCGACGACCCGGAATCGAGACTCGACGAGCCTGGCCGGTTTCGCGTCAACATCCACGTCGGCGGCGACCGCGCACCACAGATCGTGGATGACGAGGCGAGCGCTGCTGATCCCGACGTGTTCGTTTGGCACCCGCTATACGGTGGGGCCGGATGGGTGTCGGTGGTGAACCCGGCAGAGTCGACGTCGGAGAAAGTCATCTCGCTGTTGCACGACGCGCACGAAGCAGCGCGAGCTCGCGCCTCACGTCGTTCCGGCACGTCGTGA
- a CDS encoding glycoside hydrolase family 32 protein, whose protein sequence is MNAVRPCAIPAVRTRPVAHLTAHDTWLNDPNGLVYVDGVYHAYYQNNPLGTAWGNMSWGHATSTNLTDWTEHETAILFTEDEQIFSGSVVVDKANTAGFAGAGQVALVAIYTSVRSGDVGRSERQAQALAYSLDGGMRWTKYPHNPVLDVGSDAFRDPKVFWHGDTQAGRWVMVAVEATDHRVVLYTSTDLIHWEFASDFGPAHACGGVWECPDLFPLVVDGSRETKWVLVVSLNPGGIAGGSGTQYFIGDFDGRTFVPDRLSTSASLETFDWLDYGPDYYAAVSFSNVPEDRRLTLGWMNNWEYAEATPTFPWRSALTLVRELSMSGSPGSYVLRQRPVLPSHIDGLTIVRLRVSTESTSHSVVEIGDGDAAALTFTFDGRARQIRIVRTDAHGGDFRAGFARQYDAPLPRGQNGLTDVLFVIDATSVEVFVDDGAVTLTQQIFPRAPLTHVAVDGDANVHG, encoded by the coding sequence GTGAACGCCGTCAGACCGTGCGCCATCCCCGCCGTCCGAACACGGCCCGTCGCACACCTCACCGCCCACGACACATGGTTGAACGACCCGAACGGACTGGTCTACGTCGACGGGGTGTACCACGCGTACTACCAGAACAACCCGCTCGGCACCGCATGGGGCAACATGTCGTGGGGCCACGCGACCTCGACGAATCTGACCGATTGGACCGAGCACGAAACAGCGATCCTCTTCACCGAGGACGAGCAGATCTTCTCGGGCAGCGTGGTGGTCGACAAGGCCAACACGGCCGGCTTCGCCGGAGCGGGCCAAGTTGCACTCGTCGCGATCTACACGAGCGTGCGCTCAGGGGATGTCGGTCGGAGCGAACGACAGGCACAGGCTCTTGCGTACAGTCTCGATGGAGGGATGCGGTGGACGAAGTACCCGCACAATCCGGTGCTCGACGTCGGGTCGGACGCCTTCCGCGACCCAAAGGTCTTTTGGCACGGCGACACCCAAGCCGGACGATGGGTCATGGTGGCGGTGGAGGCAACCGACCACCGCGTCGTCCTCTACACGTCAACGGACCTGATCCATTGGGAGTTCGCATCCGACTTCGGTCCCGCCCACGCATGCGGCGGAGTGTGGGAATGCCCCGACCTCTTCCCGCTCGTGGTCGACGGGTCACGGGAGACCAAGTGGGTCCTCGTCGTGAGCCTCAACCCCGGAGGGATCGCAGGGGGATCGGGCACGCAGTATTTCATCGGCGACTTCGACGGCCGCACGTTCGTGCCGGACCGACTGTCAACCAGCGCCAGCCTCGAGACATTCGACTGGCTCGACTACGGCCCCGACTACTACGCGGCCGTATCGTTCAGCAACGTTCCGGAGGATCGACGCCTGACGCTCGGCTGGATGAACAACTGGGAGTACGCCGAAGCCACTCCAACCTTTCCCTGGCGCTCGGCGCTGACACTGGTGCGCGAGCTCTCGATGTCAGGTTCGCCGGGCAGCTACGTCCTTCGACAGCGCCCCGTCCTGCCATCACACATCGACGGTCTCACCATCGTCCGCCTTCGGGTGTCGACTGAGTCCACGTCACACAGCGTCGTCGAGATCGGCGACGGGGATGCCGCGGCGCTTACCTTCACCTTCGACGGCCGCGCACGCCAGATCCGCATCGTACGAACCGACGCCCATGGCGGCGACTTCCGTGCGGGCTTCGCAAGACAGTACGACGCGCCACTGCCGCGCGGGCAGAACGGTCTAACGGACGTGCTCTTCGTGATCGACGCGACCTCCGTCGAGGTGTTCGTGGATGACGGGGCCGTCACGTTGACACAGCAGATTTTCCCGAGAGCGCCTCTCACGCACGTCGCGGTCGATGGCGACGCGAACGTTCACGGTTAA